From a region of the Cyprinus carpio isolate SPL01 chromosome A18, ASM1834038v1, whole genome shotgun sequence genome:
- the LOC122148648 gene encoding SS18-like protein 2 → MSVVFVPKRQRGKEQINQETIQRPHVSGTQRKRNGRVMLVPSLSAVCRGNLQRRRYRAERPLEVLDPRCWMRNDQLVRCITEYLQKAAPRECVQYQQILHRNIVYLGTIADASTEILPETQTSDHTNRIG, encoded by the exons atgtctgttgtttttgttcCCAAACGGCAGCGCGGAAAAGAGCAAATTAACCAGGAGACCATTCAAAGA CCTCACGTTTCCGGGACGCAACGGAAGCGCAACGGACGAGTAATGTTAGTTCCGTCACTCAGCGCGGTGTGTCGCGGTAACTTACAGAGACGCAGATATCGAGCTGAACGTCCTCTGGAGGTTTTAGATCCCCG CTGCTGGATGAGAAACGATCAGCTGGTGCGATGCATCACAGAGTATCTGCAGAAGGCCGCGCCACGGGAGTGTGTGCA ATACCAGCAGATTCTGCACCGCAACATTGTGTATTTGGGAACCATAGCTGACGCCAGCACCGAGATCCTGCCGGAGACGCAGACCTCGGACCACACC AATCGCATTGGCTGA